The Gemmatimonas phototrophica region AGTTTGATGCGCCCAATCTGGGCGTGGACATGCGAGGCACCCTGGCAAGTCAACACCAGGCCGCTTCGGCACTGGCCACCTTCATCGCGGACTATTGGGACGCGGGCATCGCCTGGAAGGACCTGGCCTGGCTGCAATCCATCACGTCACTCCCGATCTACGTGAAGGGCATTGTGCGAGGAGATGATGCACTGCTCGCACTGGAGTATGGCGCAGCGGGCGTGATTGTCTCAAACCATGGCGGCCGTCAGCTCGATACGGCGCTGCCCACCGCGCGCGCACTGCCGGAGATCGCACAGGCCATGCAGGGGCGTGGACTGCTGCTGGTTGATGGCGGCATTCGCCGCGGCACGGATGTGCTGAAGGCGCTGGCCATGGGCGCCAACGCCGTGTTGCTGGGGCGCCCGGTGCTGTGGGGCCTCTCGGTAAACGGAGAGGCCGGCGCACAACACGTCATGGAGCTGCTTCGCAGTGAAGTGGACCTGGCGTTCGCCTTGGCGGGGGTACGATCCCCCGCCGAAGCAACGCCCGATCTGATTGCCTAGTTGCCGCCGGGCTTTCCCGACACCTTGAAGGGATCACGAACCGGGTCGGCGGCCGGTGCCAGTTTACGCGACGCTTGTACCATGCGCTCAACTTCCCGCATGAGATTGGCGTTCTCCAGGACCACACCGTCCTTGATGGTGTGCACAATGCCTTTCGTGCGGAACATCGCGCCGGACTTGTCGAGCGCGAGATCGCCGAACGAGTACAGATACTTGAGATTGGCCGCCGGGTTGCCATCGACAATCAGCAGGTCCGCCTTGTAGCCGGGGCGGACCAAGCCGAGGGTGGGTTCACCGAGCGTGCGCGCCGAGTTGTAGGTGGCCGACTTGAGGACTTCCAGCGTTTTCATCCCCGTTTCGCGGCCGAGCTGCAATTCGCGAACGGTGGAGAAGCCTGGCGTCGCCCAGATGTAGTTATCGTCGGTTCCGAAGGCCACGCGCCCACCGCGCTTGTTGAACTCGTAAATCAGGTCTCCCCAGAGACGATAGGCATAGGTCCAGTTGTATTCGTCATCGCTGGTCCAGTCATAGTGGTACGCCCCGTGAAATGCGGGGTTGGGCATGTTCCAGTTCCAGAGCGCCTGGTGGGTGTATTTCTCCGTCCAGGGGAGCGCTGTGGCGCGGATGACGTCGCGGTTGGCTTCATACACGACCCGTGTGGGCAGCATCGTTACGCCACACTTGAGCAGCGAATCCACCACGGCCCCGAGCAGCCGCTCCTTGTTGGCGTAGGTCCACACGCGACCCGCCTCGCGGAAACGCTCGTTCTCGTTGCCGTATTCGTAGTTCCGCGGGAAGTCCTGCGTGTTGTTGTCGAGCGAGGATTCCGCGTACCCATAGTGGTGT contains the following coding sequences:
- a CDS encoding alpha-hydroxy acid oxidase, which gives rise to MSDSAVGRPVNLHSYEAAAAEHLPRMVYDYYAGGANDEILLRESRSAWDDVRIRYRVLRDVSQRDLSVNISGHQLDWPVIVAPMAFQQMATPEGEVATARASATMGSGMILSTLSNRTIEAVRAASYGLLWFQLYIYRDRGVTAELVRRAERAGCTGLVLTVDTPLLGRRERDLLNGFHVPAEFDAPNLGVDMRGTLASQHQAASALATFIADYWDAGIAWKDLAWLQSITSLPIYVKGIVRGDDALLALEYGAAGVIVSNHGGRQLDTALPTARALPEIAQAMQGRGLLLVDGGIRRGTDVLKALAMGANAVLLGRPVLWGLSVNGEAGAQHVMELLRSEVDLAFALAGVRSPAEATPDLIA
- a CDS encoding amidohydrolase family protein; the encoded protein is MPRTLVTSLMAYTAVASAYATTLSAQRPTPPAPASAPAIVTKKFGDLGEGPYKSLVIRNAMVIPGHGGPPAGPYDIRIEGNMITEMVAFDPVTAERAGGRPRMTGDRIIDAGGKYVMPGMIDLHTHIRTLPQEIEYVYYLKLAMGVTTMVNAADRGYADGMREAKRSDANEMIAPRMYPLVSYGAGTSFTRLQLDNPALAPQVVKAMGANGIRVISMDPLGWSLELVTAIAKAAKENGMITSFHLQPANTAVTQAVRAACAGVTMIEHHYGYAESSLDNNTQDFPRNYEYGNENERFREAGRVWTYANKERLLGAVVDSLLKCGVTMLPTRVVYEANRDVIRATALPWTEKYTHQALWNWNMPNPAFHGAYHYDWTSDDEYNWTYAYRLWGDLIYEFNKRGGRVAFGTDDNYIWATPGFSTVRELQLGRETGMKTLEVLKSATYNSARTLGEPTLGLVRPGYKADLLIVDGNPAANLKYLYSFGDLALDKSGAMFRTKGIVHTIKDGVVLENANLMREVERMVQASRKLAPAADPVRDPFKVSGKPGGN